A portion of the Pedobacter cryoconitis genome contains these proteins:
- a CDS encoding ParA family protein, whose protein sequence is MKIIAIINHKGGTGKTTSTLNIGAGLARAKKKTLLIDIDPQSNLTEGLGLRDVKVSIYDSIKDDIALPIETISEYLDIIPSSLDLLGAEIELVSRLGRETILKRLLKSVEGKYDYILIDCAPALGMLTVNALVAADTVMIPLEAEYFAYRGIDRLVSIISDVRKHYNENLTIGGVFITKINPRRIITEQITESIKKYFNDKLFATSIRINVALVEAQLKGIDIFEYAPASNAATDYANLTEEIIAKI, encoded by the coding sequence ATGAAGATTATAGCGATTATAAACCATAAAGGTGGTACAGGAAAGACGACCTCTACACTTAATATTGGCGCGGGTTTAGCACGTGCAAAGAAGAAAACGTTATTGATTGATATTGACCCGCAATCAAATTTAACAGAGGGTTTAGGCCTGAGGGATGTTAAAGTATCTATTTATGATAGTATAAAAGATGATATTGCGTTACCTATTGAAACAATTTCGGAGTACCTGGATATTATCCCTTCCTCTTTAGATTTATTGGGTGCTGAAATTGAATTGGTTTCAAGACTTGGAAGAGAAACTATTCTGAAAAGATTGCTGAAATCTGTGGAAGGAAAGTATGATTATATACTCATCGACTGTGCTCCTGCATTAGGAATGCTGACTGTCAATGCACTGGTTGCGGCAGACACGGTTATGATCCCATTAGAAGCAGAATATTTTGCTTATAGAGGAATTGACCGCCTGGTTTCTATTATTTCTGATGTCAGAAAACACTACAATGAAAACCTGACAATTGGTGGGGTGTTTATTACTAAAATAAATCCAAGAAGAATTATTACGGAGCAGATTACGGAGAGTATCAAAAAATATTTCAATGATAAATTATTTGCGACCTCTATCCGTATAAATGTAGCGTTGGTAGAAGCACAGTTAAAAGGAATAGATATTTTCGAATATGCTCCGGCATCAAATGCTGCAACAGATTATGCAAATCTGACAGAAGAAATTATAGCTAAAATATAA
- a CDS encoding SDR family oxidoreductase — translation MKSTNNTILIAGGTAGIGFEVAKLLTEKGNHVIITGRDQKRLDTAVAKLDNVTGILFDTTQEIEVDRLVSRIAADFPALNVVINNAGLVYTYDVLAGEKSWEKAADEMNTNYISLIRLTEKLLPQLIKQEEAALVNVSSIVAIAPGLRFLTYSASKAAVHSYTQGLRLALKATNVKVFELMPPLVNTDFSKEIGGAENGIPPLQVATEFFEAFKNDTYEIHVGGTAQVYELARTSPLVALNAMNGVEA, via the coding sequence ATGAAATCAACAAATAACACTATTCTGATTGCTGGCGGAACTGCTGGTATCGGATTTGAAGTCGCTAAACTATTGACAGAAAAAGGGAATCACGTGATCATAACTGGTCGTGATCAAAAACGGCTGGACACAGCTGTGGCCAAACTAGACAACGTGACTGGTATTTTATTTGATACCACACAAGAAATAGAAGTTGACCGTTTGGTGAGTAGGATTGCTGCCGATTTTCCGGCACTAAATGTAGTGATCAATAACGCAGGCCTTGTTTATACTTACGATGTGCTTGCCGGAGAGAAATCCTGGGAAAAAGCAGCAGACGAAATGAATACCAATTATATTTCCCTGATCCGTCTGACTGAAAAACTATTGCCTCAATTGATTAAACAAGAAGAAGCTGCACTGGTTAATGTCAGCTCTATCGTAGCAATCGCACCAGGCCTTCGCTTCTTGACTTATAGTGCAAGTAAAGCAGCGGTCCATTCGTATACTCAAGGATTGCGTCTGGCTTTAAAAGCTACCAATGTTAAGGTATTTGAACTAATGCCACCTTTAGTGAATACTGATTTTTCTAAAGAGATTGGTGGAGCGGAAAATGGTATTCCACCTTTACAAGTGGCTACAGAATTTTTTGAAGCTTTTAAAAATGACACCTACGAAATACACGTAGGTGGAACCGCGCAAGTTTATGAACTGGCGCGTACTTCACCTCTGGTGGCTTTAAATGCGATGAACGGTGTAGAGGCATAA
- a CDS encoding ATP-binding protein, with protein MEYLKGISETDICAGRSTRKELLEEIATLQSVLNNTNVSIFAFDKKFNYIAFNKSHQHTVKIRRGVDIKIGDNYLLLASMNGGMDGDRIHKIFTRVMAGETVEFIEEFTDLRLCKASFSMICNPMYDQLGQTCGMTVFCQDISEKVALQKEVQDKGRILNGVLDNLPLIVYEVDPAGIFTRSIGSGLQDFGLQNDELVGKNAFEYFPATADDLRKGLTGESGQFITRMEVSGKELVYQSNIFPSPGQQGSVTWFALNITQQNEAEAALLEAKQQAEEAMLAKQQFLTNMSHEIRTPMNAVIGMTHLLMQEDPKPGQLENLNILKFSSESLLSLINDILDYSKIQLGKVKLEKIDFNLIELINSIKQAHHLHAEGKEIFFNINMDADLPEMLLGDPVRLTQILNNLISNALKFTNEGYVIVDLSLKKIVDDLVDISFTITDTGIGIESDMKDYIFESFTQASADISRRFGGTGLGLSITKRLIELKGGKISVESTLGKGSSFFFDLQFKKSRKKGGYVMPTLVFESLAGIKVLLVEDNEINTLVASKFMKKWDLDIDYAIHGAEALEKIKQNEYDLVLMDLQMPKMDGYEASTAIRNLSGKRFKELPIIALTASVLAEINNQVMDAGMNDYISKPFNPMELYSKIAKYVHKR; from the coding sequence ATGGAGTATTTAAAAGGAATTAGTGAGACGGATATTTGTGCCGGACGATCAACCAGGAAAGAACTGTTAGAAGAGATTGCTACCCTTCAGTCTGTTTTGAATAATACTAACGTCAGTATTTTCGCTTTCGATAAAAAATTTAATTATATCGCTTTTAATAAGTCACATCAGCATACAGTAAAGATAAGAAGAGGTGTAGATATTAAAATAGGTGACAATTATCTTCTGTTGGCCAGCATGAATGGGGGGATGGATGGAGACAGAATCCATAAAATATTCACGCGGGTAATGGCAGGTGAAACCGTTGAATTCATTGAAGAGTTTACTGATCTGCGATTATGCAAGGCATCCTTCAGTATGATTTGTAATCCGATGTATGATCAGTTAGGTCAAACCTGTGGTATGACTGTATTTTGTCAGGACATTTCAGAAAAAGTAGCCCTGCAAAAAGAGGTACAAGATAAAGGCCGTATTCTAAATGGAGTATTGGACAATCTGCCCCTTATTGTTTATGAAGTTGATCCGGCAGGAATATTTACACGGTCTATAGGTTCTGGATTACAAGATTTTGGTTTGCAGAATGATGAACTTGTTGGCAAAAATGCATTTGAATATTTTCCAGCTACAGCAGATGACTTAAGGAAAGGATTGACTGGAGAATCTGGTCAGTTCATAACAAGAATGGAAGTAAGCGGCAAAGAACTCGTTTATCAAAGCAATATTTTTCCCAGCCCCGGTCAGCAGGGAAGTGTAACTTGGTTTGCCTTAAATATTACGCAGCAAAACGAAGCAGAAGCCGCGCTACTGGAAGCCAAACAACAAGCAGAGGAGGCTATGTTGGCTAAACAACAATTTCTCACCAATATGAGTCATGAAATCCGTACACCAATGAATGCGGTAATTGGTATGACCCATTTGCTCATGCAAGAAGATCCTAAACCAGGTCAGCTTGAAAACCTGAATATATTAAAGTTTTCCAGTGAGAGTTTGCTAAGTCTGATCAATGATATATTGGACTATAGTAAAATTCAATTGGGTAAAGTTAAACTTGAAAAGATAGATTTTAATTTAATTGAGCTGATTAATAGTATTAAACAAGCCCATCATTTACATGCAGAAGGAAAGGAGATCTTTTTCAATATCAATATGGATGCGGATCTGCCAGAAATGCTGTTAGGAGATCCAGTCAGATTAACCCAGATCTTAAATAACCTGATCAGTAATGCGCTGAAATTTACCAACGAAGGTTATGTGATTGTAGACCTGTCGTTGAAGAAGATAGTAGATGATCTGGTCGATATTAGTTTTACAATTACTGATACAGGGATTGGTATTGAATCGGATATGAAAGATTATATTTTCGAAAGCTTTACACAGGCGAGTGCGGATATTTCCCGTCGTTTTGGAGGAACAGGACTTGGACTGTCAATTACCAAGCGGTTAATAGAATTAAAAGGTGGCAAAATCTCTGTAGAAAGTACCTTAGGTAAAGGATCGAGTTTCTTCTTTGATTTACAGTTTAAAAAGAGCCGTAAAAAAGGTGGTTATGTCATGCCAACTTTAGTTTTTGAAAGTCTGGCTGGCATTAAGGTGCTGCTTGTGGAAGACAATGAAATTAATACCTTGGTCGCAAGTAAATTTATGAAGAAATGGGATCTGGATATCGATTACGCAATTCATGGAGCTGAAGCACTGGAAAAGATAAAGCAAAATGAATATGATTTGGTACTGATGGACTTGCAGATGCCAAAAATGGATGGTTATGAAGCGAGTACAGCTATCAGGAATTTATCAGGAAAAAGATTCAAGGAATTGCCCATTATAGCATTAACGGCCTCTGTATTAGCGGAAATAAATAATCAGGTAATGGACGCAGGCATGAATGATTATATTTCTAAACCATTTAACCCAATGGAGCTTTATTCTAAAATTGCTAAATACGTCCATAAAAGATAA
- a CDS encoding DUF6268 family outer membrane beta-barrel protein codes for MFKKNQFFQRLLIVLLLLTGTNAMAQFGPENTLDINAIYVPESKYTQKNGQVENAEKTQKRIELNYSFPISAKFDPATKKIQKWTGIVSGGYTEMSGKSNSQDLMPDKLLNSMLGVTYLRSMRNKWAMVSLLTAGINTDLKAVDHHDIFISGGVLFIKTPRPGFSYGFGAFVVNALNAPIVLPGLMLHLETEGRFKFNIDIPTEVSVARDVTKKMEVKLAVRFKNTSFDTENKVEPDRRYLNYTELPAGLETKFKSKHFDFVLGGGYMILRNYDLKEGGVKNLFTNGQINKLGGNFFVNAGIRLKFNKEGK; via the coding sequence ATGTTTAAGAAAAATCAGTTCTTCCAAAGATTGCTTATCGTTCTTCTTCTTTTAACAGGCACCAATGCAATGGCTCAATTCGGTCCGGAGAATACGTTGGACATCAATGCAATCTACGTTCCTGAAAGTAAATACACGCAGAAAAACGGGCAGGTAGAAAATGCAGAAAAAACTCAGAAAAGGATTGAGCTGAATTATAGTTTCCCGATTTCGGCTAAATTCGATCCTGCTACAAAAAAAATCCAAAAATGGACAGGTATAGTGAGTGGCGGTTACACTGAAATGTCTGGTAAATCCAATAGCCAGGATTTAATGCCAGACAAATTACTTAATAGTATGCTAGGGGTAACTTATTTACGCTCCATGCGAAATAAATGGGCAATGGTCAGCCTGTTAACCGCTGGCATAAATACGGATCTTAAAGCAGTAGATCATCATGATATATTTATCAGTGGCGGTGTACTTTTTATCAAAACTCCCCGACCAGGATTCTCTTATGGATTTGGGGCATTTGTTGTGAATGCACTTAATGCACCTATAGTTTTACCCGGTTTGATGTTACATTTGGAAACAGAAGGCAGATTTAAATTCAATATTGATATACCTACTGAGGTCAGCGTTGCGCGTGATGTAACCAAAAAGATGGAAGTAAAGTTAGCGGTGAGGTTTAAAAATACAAGCTTTGATACCGAGAACAAGGTTGAGCCTGATAGACGTTACCTAAACTACACGGAATTACCTGCTGGTCTGGAAACCAAGTTTAAGAGCAAACATTTTGATTTTGTACTGGGTGGCGGTTATATGATTTTAAGAAATTATGATCTTAAAGAGGGCGGTGTCAAGAACTTATTTACCAATGGACAAATCAATAAATTAGGCGGGAATTTTTTCGTCAATGCAGGGATCAGGCTTAAATTTAATAAGGAGGGTAAGTAA
- a CDS encoding TetR/AcrR family transcriptional regulator encodes MNKSYTKAERTRNFIIESTAVIFNKKGYAGTSLSDLTKATGLTKGSIYGNFENKEEVAVAVFDYNYSRVANLTSQEVNRATTCYDKLMAYVRVYQKIIKETMNRGGCPVLNTATEADDTNELLRKRAADVVLNWEGNLTAIIKKGILKKEFKTNIDPRKTALSIIALIEGGIMISNITGDVTSMDLILNTVETLIDQIER; translated from the coding sequence ATGAATAAGTCATACACCAAAGCTGAACGTACCCGGAACTTTATCATTGAAAGTACCGCGGTGATTTTTAATAAAAAAGGGTATGCAGGAACATCCTTATCCGATCTGACCAAAGCTACCGGTCTGACTAAAGGAAGTATCTACGGTAATTTTGAAAACAAAGAAGAAGTTGCAGTGGCGGTTTTTGATTATAACTATTCAAGAGTTGCTAATTTAACAAGCCAGGAAGTTAACAGGGCAACTACCTGTTATGATAAACTAATGGCCTATGTGCGGGTTTATCAGAAAATTATAAAAGAAACCATGAACAGGGGAGGCTGCCCGGTACTCAATACCGCAACAGAAGCTGATGATACCAATGAGTTACTAAGGAAACGAGCTGCGGACGTGGTCTTAAACTGGGAAGGTAATTTAACAGCAATCATCAAAAAAGGTATACTAAAAAAGGAATTTAAAACCAATATTGATCCCCGTAAAACAGCCTTGTCCATCATCGCACTCATAGAAGGAGGGATTATGATTTCTAATATTACCGGCGATGTGACTTCAATGGATCTGATACTGAACACCGTAGAAACACTTATTGACCAGATTGAGCGCTAA
- a CDS encoding peptidase domain-containing ABC transporter: MSFPFYKQFDLMDCGPTCLRMVAKHYGRSFKVQTLRQYCEINREGVSLLGIHNAAGKIGFDTDAIKTNLGGLGEEQLPAILHWRQNHFVVLYKIKNNKYFIVDPGNGHVKLNAEDFSRNWIDNDGSGEGIALTLTPTPQFYAHENEIGSEVRWSFLFGYFKAYRKLVIQLFFGLAAGSILQLIAPFLTQSIVDVGINTRNLNFIYIILIAQGALIIGRISVDFIRSWILLHISIRVNISILTDFIIKLMKLPMVFFDTKMTGDIMQRMNDQKKIETFLTGTALTTLFSIFNLLIFSVVIAYYNLTIFFVFLISSTLYMGWIVLFLNRRKLLNYKSFEISAKNQSNVVQLVTGMQEIKLNNCEQQKRWEWEDIQASLFNVNVKNLALSQYQQGGSTLINEGKNLLIAFLSAKAVIDGDMTLGAMVAVQYIIGQLNGPIEQMLGFIQGFQDARISLERLNEIYQMDDEEQPDKEWNDTLPVQKDISIEQLSFRYPGTGNLPVLRNIDLKIPQGKTTAIVGMSGSGKTTILKLLLRFYQPDAGEINIGTEPLNSISYKAWREECGVVMQDGFIFSDTIERNIAVGEIPADPVKLNHAIKVANIQDFIDGLPRGLNTMIGAEGNGVSQGQLQRMLIARAVYKDPEYIFFDEATNALDANNEWTIMNNLKEFFTGRTVIIVAHRLSTVRDADNIIVLDKGSIIEQGTHQELTQLKGAYYLLVKNQLELGT; encoded by the coding sequence ATGAGTTTCCCTTTTTACAAACAATTCGATCTGATGGACTGCGGTCCCACTTGTCTTCGTATGGTAGCTAAACACTACGGGCGTAGTTTTAAGGTGCAAACATTGAGGCAATATTGCGAAATTAACAGAGAAGGAGTATCCTTATTAGGTATCCATAATGCTGCCGGAAAGATTGGCTTTGATACTGATGCGATCAAAACCAATCTGGGGGGACTAGGAGAAGAACAACTGCCAGCCATCCTGCACTGGAGACAAAATCACTTTGTGGTACTTTATAAAATAAAGAACAATAAATACTTTATTGTTGATCCCGGGAATGGACATGTCAAACTTAATGCAGAAGACTTTTCCCGCAATTGGATTGACAACGATGGCTCTGGCGAAGGTATAGCCCTGACGCTAACTCCAACACCTCAGTTTTATGCACATGAAAACGAGATTGGCAGTGAAGTCCGGTGGTCATTTCTGTTTGGTTATTTTAAGGCTTACCGCAAGCTGGTTATTCAACTCTTTTTCGGTCTTGCTGCAGGGAGTATATTACAACTGATTGCCCCATTTTTGACGCAATCCATTGTCGATGTAGGGATTAATACCCGTAATCTTAATTTTATCTATATTATCCTTATCGCGCAAGGGGCACTTATTATCGGGCGTATCAGCGTAGACTTTATCCGGTCATGGATTTTATTGCATATCAGTATCCGGGTTAATATTTCCATTCTGACAGATTTCATTATCAAACTAATGAAGCTTCCCATGGTTTTTTTTGATACCAAAATGACCGGTGATATTATGCAACGGATGAATGATCAGAAAAAGATAGAAACCTTTTTAACAGGAACAGCACTAACTACCTTGTTTTCTATCTTTAACTTATTGATTTTTTCAGTCGTTATCGCATATTATAATCTTACTATCTTTTTTGTCTTTCTGATCAGCAGTACTTTGTACATGGGCTGGATTGTCCTGTTCTTAAATCGCAGGAAACTACTCAATTATAAGAGTTTTGAAATATCGGCAAAAAATCAGAGTAATGTGGTACAGCTGGTTACTGGAATGCAAGAGATCAAACTCAATAACTGTGAACAACAGAAACGATGGGAATGGGAAGATATCCAGGCTAGTTTATTTAATGTCAATGTTAAAAACCTGGCCCTGAGTCAGTATCAACAAGGTGGCTCAACTTTAATTAACGAAGGAAAAAACCTGCTGATTGCATTTTTAAGTGCTAAAGCAGTGATAGACGGAGATATGACCCTGGGTGCCATGGTTGCAGTACAATATATTATTGGACAGCTGAATGGGCCCATAGAGCAAATGCTTGGCTTTATCCAGGGCTTTCAGGATGCCAGGATCAGTTTGGAACGTTTAAATGAAATTTACCAGATGGATGATGAAGAACAGCCTGATAAAGAATGGAACGATACGCTTCCTGTTCAGAAGGACATCAGTATTGAGCAGTTATCATTTCGTTATCCAGGCACAGGCAACCTTCCGGTATTGCGGAACATTGATCTGAAAATCCCACAAGGTAAAACGACTGCAATTGTAGGAATGAGTGGTAGTGGTAAAACTACAATCCTGAAGCTATTGTTAAGATTTTATCAACCCGATGCAGGCGAAATTAATATTGGAACAGAACCTTTGAACAGTATCAGTTACAAAGCATGGCGGGAAGAATGCGGTGTAGTCATGCAGGATGGCTTTATCTTTTCTGATACTATTGAACGAAATATTGCTGTAGGAGAAATCCCGGCCGATCCAGTAAAGTTGAATCATGCGATCAAAGTGGCTAATATCCAGGATTTTATTGATGGCCTGCCAAGAGGTTTAAATACCATGATCGGTGCTGAAGGCAACGGGGTAAGCCAGGGACAACTTCAGCGGATGCTGATCGCGCGTGCCGTATACAAAGACCCGGAGTATATCTTTTTTGATGAAGCGACAAACGCATTGGATGCGAACAACGAGTGGACAATTATGAATAACCTCAAAGAATTTTTCACAGGCAGGACCGTAATTATTGTAGCACACCGGTTAAGTACAGTCAGGGACGCAGACAATATCATTGTGCTTGATAAAGGTAGTATCATTGAACAAGGGACACATCAGGAATTAACCCAGTTAAAAGGTGCTTACTATCTGCTTGTCAAAAATCAGCTGGAGCTGGGAACTTAA
- a CDS encoding amino acid permease → MKQLNEKPDDNKLKRGLQNRHIQLIALGGAIGTGLFLGIGPAAVLAGPSVILGYAVAGIIAFFIMRQLGEMVVEEPVSGSFSHFAYKYWGSFAGFASGWNYWVLYILVSMSELTAIGIYVHFWWPSIPLWTSSLFFFLTINALNLTSVKVYGEVEFWFSIVKVVAIIAMIFFGCYLLVSGSGGEQASIQNLWNDGGFFAKGLLSSDGKGGYQGLLSAIALIMFSFGGLELIGITAAEAENPEKTIPKATNQVIYRILIFYVGALVILFSLSPWKNITTDSSPFVMVFESLKGFQFNLFGQTVFFTSIIANVLNMIVLTAALSVYNSCVYSNSRMLFGLAEQGNAPAFLSKLNKNHVPLKAILVSGLFVAISIVINKLMPEKALGILMSLVVSSLMINWLMISITHLKFRKQKKAEHIKTKFPSFIYPLSNYICLVFLVGILVIMWITGMKLPVELIPGWLVLLYLCYLLVKRKQKQQA, encoded by the coding sequence TTGAAACAACTCAACGAAAAACCTGACGATAATAAGCTTAAAAGAGGCTTGCAGAACAGGCATATTCAATTGATCGCACTCGGTGGTGCAATAGGGACAGGCTTGTTTTTAGGAATAGGCCCTGCTGCAGTACTCGCTGGCCCTTCCGTAATTTTAGGGTATGCCGTAGCTGGTATCATTGCCTTTTTTATTATGCGCCAACTTGGCGAAATGGTCGTAGAAGAACCTGTGTCAGGAAGTTTTAGTCATTTTGCTTATAAATATTGGGGCTCATTCGCAGGTTTTGCTTCTGGCTGGAATTACTGGGTTCTCTATATCCTGGTGAGTATGTCAGAATTAACAGCTATTGGGATTTATGTTCACTTCTGGTGGCCTTCTATCCCTTTATGGACATCCAGTCTATTCTTTTTTCTAACCATTAATGCACTTAACCTCACCTCAGTTAAAGTTTATGGCGAAGTGGAATTCTGGTTTTCTATTGTTAAAGTCGTAGCCATTATTGCGATGATCTTTTTTGGCTGTTACCTGTTGGTTAGCGGATCTGGTGGTGAACAAGCCAGTATACAAAACCTTTGGAATGACGGCGGCTTTTTTGCGAAAGGATTGTTAAGTTCTGATGGAAAAGGTGGCTATCAGGGACTGCTCTCTGCCATTGCACTGATTATGTTTTCATTTGGTGGATTAGAACTCATTGGAATTACAGCTGCTGAAGCCGAAAATCCTGAAAAAACTATTCCTAAAGCAACAAACCAGGTTATTTACCGTATCCTTATTTTTTATGTAGGCGCACTCGTTATTCTTTTCTCTTTATCGCCCTGGAAAAATATTACCACAGACAGCAGTCCATTTGTAATGGTATTTGAAAGCTTAAAAGGATTCCAGTTTAACCTGTTTGGTCAAACTGTTTTCTTTACGAGCATCATTGCCAATGTGCTGAATATGATTGTGCTGACAGCAGCGCTTTCCGTATATAACAGTTGTGTATACAGCAACAGCCGGATGCTTTTTGGATTAGCTGAACAAGGTAACGCACCTGCTTTTTTATCAAAGCTGAATAAAAACCATGTGCCCTTAAAAGCTATCCTGGTTTCAGGACTGTTTGTAGCAATCAGTATTGTCATCAATAAACTAATGCCAGAAAAAGCACTCGGTATTTTGATGTCTTTAGTTGTTTCCTCGCTGATGATCAACTGGTTGATGATTAGTATCACGCATTTAAAATTCAGAAAACAAAAAAAAGCTGAACACATAAAAACCAAATTCCCTTCCTTTATCTATCCATTGTCCAACTATATTTGCCTGGTCTTTCTGGTTGGTATTTTAGTCATCATGTGGATTACAGGAATGAAACTTCCGGTTGAACTTATTCCTGGATGGCTGGTGCTTTTGTACCTGTGCTACCTGCTGGTTAAGCGGAAACAAAAACAACAAGCTTAA
- a CDS encoding DMT family transporter, translating to MQATKMHRQNDSTKAVFFREKVSLITVVAIAIAFLGVSLLYKGDNGMTLNLLGLGAILIAALSYSVYIVAVNKSRIQFMSGYKLTLYVMASSAVFFLFKAQLTAGLQPLPDTRSVVELVMLALPTTAISCVAMIFAVQYVGSTVTAILGALEPPVAVAVGVIAFNEAVTQNLVFGMLLILVAVIMIILSDYLHKKMRPQKLV from the coding sequence GTGCAAGCAACAAAGATGCACAGGCAAAACGATAGCACAAAAGCGGTATTTTTTAGAGAAAAAGTAAGTCTGATTACTGTAGTAGCTATTGCAATCGCCTTTTTAGGCGTTTCCTTATTGTATAAGGGAGACAATGGAATGACGCTGAATTTATTAGGACTTGGTGCCATCTTAATTGCAGCGCTTTCCTATTCAGTTTATATTGTTGCTGTTAATAAGTCGAGAATACAATTCATGTCGGGTTATAAGCTTACTTTATATGTGATGGCTTCCAGCGCTGTTTTTTTTCTATTCAAAGCACAGTTGACTGCTGGTTTACAGCCTTTACCAGATACCAGGTCAGTTGTGGAACTGGTTATGCTGGCATTACCCACTACAGCAATATCATGTGTTGCTATGATATTCGCTGTGCAGTATGTGGGTTCTACGGTGACTGCAATACTTGGGGCTTTGGAACCTCCGGTAGCGGTTGCAGTGGGTGTGATCGCATTTAATGAAGCTGTGACACAAAACCTTGTATTTGGCATGTTATTGATCCTGGTTGCAGTGATTATGATTATCCTGTCCGATTATCTGCACAAAAAGATGAGGCCGCAAAAACTGGTATAA
- a CDS encoding HlyD family efflux transporter periplasmic adaptor subunit: MPPLKKQKSQQVVHSPAIQEIITTVPSWLLRWGIFMFFVLLILIAGLSAFIKYPDLVITTLKIDTSADQKFYGEMAIPQNMLTKVKEGQQVLIKLRRYPYQTYGTIRGTIKYIDPIPQQDSVFISKVDFNNDLSALPGHILLKDKMIADAEIITQDVTILQRLGRSIFKSND, encoded by the coding sequence ATGCCGCCCTTAAAAAAACAAAAAAGCCAGCAGGTTGTCCATAGTCCTGCAATTCAAGAAATTATTACCACAGTTCCTTCCTGGTTATTGCGCTGGGGCATCTTCATGTTTTTTGTACTCTTAATTTTAATCGCCGGACTTTCCGCTTTTATCAAATATCCCGATCTTGTAATCACAACACTGAAAATTGATACCTCGGCAGATCAGAAGTTTTATGGAGAAATGGCTATTCCTCAAAATATGCTGACCAAAGTTAAAGAAGGGCAGCAAGTGCTGATTAAATTAAGAAGATACCCATACCAAACCTATGGAACGATCAGAGGTACTATTAAATATATAGATCCCATTCCACAGCAGGATAGTGTTTTTATTTCAAAGGTTGATTTTAATAACGACTTATCTGCATTACCAGGACATATACTATTAAAAGATAAAATGATAGCTGATGCAGAAATCATTACGCAGGACGTTACGATCTTACAACGGCTTGGCCGGAGTATATTTAAAAGTAATGATTAA